In Hyphomicrobiales bacterium, a single genomic region encodes these proteins:
- the flbT gene encoding flagellar biosynthesis repressor FlbT (post-transcriptional repressor of flagellum biosynthesis; promotes degradation of fljK mRNA; Bradyrhizobium has one thick and several thin flagella, the Bradyrhizobium protein in this cluster is associated with the thin flagella), with product MALKVELKPGERIIIGESVITNDHQRTRLFIEGNAPILREKDVLTPETADTPAKRVYLAVQLMYLSSDPSKIHKDFFQLVNDIITAAPSTIPYVNEISNNILSNSLYKALKEAKKLIEYERKLIGHVQSGNPDVSEHGTHDSQPAGTGSQPAAEGGSQDPGGEG from the coding sequence ATGGCTCTCAAGGTCGAACTCAAACCGGGCGAGCGGATCATCATCGGCGAGTCGGTGATCACCAATGATCACCAGCGGACACGGCTCTTCATCGAAGGCAACGCGCCCATTCTGCGCGAAAAAGACGTTCTCACTCCAGAAACGGCCGACACTCCTGCGAAGCGAGTCTATCTCGCCGTACAATTAATGTACTTATCGAGTGATCCGAGCAAAATTCACAAAGATTTTTTTCAACTTGTCAACGATATTATTACTGCAGCGCCCAGCACCATTCCTTATGTGAACGAAATAAGTAATAACATCTTAAGTAATTCACTTTACAAAGCTCTTAAAGAAGCAAAAAAGCTGATCGAGTACGAGAGGAAGTTGATCGGTCATGTACAATCTGGCAACCCAGACGTATCAGAACACGGAACGCACGACAGTCAGCCCGCGGGAACTGGAAGCCAGCCTGCTGCTGAAGGCGGCTCGCAAGATCCAGGTGGTGAAGGATAA
- a CDS encoding flagellar protein FlgN: MIPHPVSVQTADVLVATPEDARALCADMAATMDALIDAIEQETALIRAGKLFAANDMHPSKSELAERYLADVEKMRQNSLALGRFAPAQVDALRRRHEEFRALLQINLAVLATARQVSQDLVHSVARKLGAKGQPQNYGSNGSMAPSGPMARGISLDGTF; encoded by the coding sequence ATGATCCCGCACCCGGTCAGCGTTCAGACCGCCGACGTCCTTGTCGCAACCCCTGAAGACGCCCGCGCGCTGTGCGCCGACATGGCGGCCACCATGGATGCGTTGATCGACGCGATCGAACAGGAAACGGCGCTGATCCGCGCCGGCAAGCTGTTCGCGGCCAACGACATGCACCCGAGCAAGAGCGAGCTGGCCGAACGCTATCTCGCCGACGTCGAGAAGATGCGGCAGAACTCGCTGGCGCTCGGCCGCTTCGCTCCGGCCCAGGTCGATGCCCTGCGCCGCCGTCACGAAGAATTCCGCGCGCTTTTGCAGATCAACCTCGCCGTGCTCGCCACCGCCCGCCAGGTCTCGCAGGATCTGGTGCATTCGGTTGCCCGCAAGCTCGGCGCCAAGGGCCAGCCGCAGAACTACGGCAGCAACGGCTCGATGGCCCCGAGCGGCCCGATGGCCCGCGGCATCAGCCTCGACGGCACGTTCTGA
- a CDS encoding chemotaxis protein translates to MSDALLSAPALAGLNSYSGTGKTLNPATLEHARQTAEEFESVFLTTMLNSMMPESDADDAFGGSGAESTWRGMLVEEQARTIAASGGIGLADDITRQLIALQEGSAQ, encoded by the coding sequence ATGAGCGACGCCCTCCTCTCCGCCCCGGCGCTGGCCGGCCTCAACAGCTATTCCGGCACCGGCAAGACGCTCAATCCGGCCACGCTCGAACATGCCCGCCAGACGGCGGAAGAGTTCGAATCCGTGTTCCTGACCACCATGCTCAATTCGATGATGCCGGAAAGCGACGCCGACGATGCCTTCGGCGGCAGCGGCGCGGAATCCACCTGGCGCGGCATGCTGGTCGAGGAGCAGGCCCGCACCATCGCCGCGTCCGGCGGCATCGGCCTTGCCGACGACATCACCCGCCAGTTGATCGCCCTTCAGGAAGGAAGCGCACAATGA
- the flgG gene encoding flagellar basal-body rod protein FlgG has protein sequence MKALYSAATGMMAQELNVEVISNNIANMRTTGFKRQRAEFHDLLYSSQRRMGSVTSQAGTMVPSGVQIGSGVRTVATPRVMSQGNVNSTENELDVAIRGEGFFVVQLPDGRTAYSRDGSFERDANGTLVTSDGYTIEPGITIPDNASNLTINQYGTVQAIIGTASEPTTLGQLQLARFVNKGGLDAIGDNLFLETSSSGPAQVATAGEEGYGTLLQSHLELANVNAVTEIADLIAAQRAYEMNARVIKGADEMLSATANLR, from the coding sequence ATGAAAGCACTGTATTCCGCCGCGACCGGCATGATGGCGCAGGAACTGAACGTCGAGGTCATCTCGAACAACATCGCCAACATGCGCACCACCGGTTTCAAGCGGCAGCGCGCCGAATTCCACGACCTGCTCTATTCGAGCCAGCGGCGCATGGGTTCGGTCACCTCGCAGGCCGGCACCATGGTGCCGAGCGGCGTCCAGATCGGCTCCGGCGTGCGCACCGTCGCAACACCCCGCGTGATGTCGCAGGGCAACGTCAACTCGACCGAGAACGAACTCGACGTCGCGATCCGCGGCGAAGGCTTCTTCGTCGTCCAGCTGCCCGACGGCCGAACCGCCTACAGCCGCGACGGCTCGTTCGAGCGCGACGCCAATGGCACCCTGGTCACGTCGGACGGCTACACCATCGAGCCCGGAATCACCATTCCCGACAATGCCTCGAACCTGACCATCAACCAGTACGGCACCGTTCAGGCGATCATCGGCACGGCATCCGAACCGACCACGCTTGGCCAGCTCCAGCTTGCCCGTTTCGTCAACAAGGGCGGCCTTGACGCCATCGGCGACAACCTCTTCCTCGAGACCTCGTCGAGCGGCCCGGCCCAGGTGGCGACCGCCGGCGAGGAAGGCTACGGCACGCTGCTGCAGTCCCATCTCGAACTCGCCAACGTCAACGCGGTGACCGAAATCGCCGACCTGATCGCCGCACAGCGCGCCTACGAGATGAACGCCCGCGTCATCAAGGGCGCCGACGAGATGCTGTCGGCCACGGCCAACTTGCGGTAA
- the flgA gene encoding flagella basal body P-ring formation protein FlgA, translating into MTHLALRPLTAAILRLTLVVACAAAFVVAVKHSASAEELGRPTLRPAVTVRGDVVTIGDFFTNPGRLADTPLFRPPDLGEVGTVDAWSVLDAAHAAGLANGTTGGVREVVVTRASIAVTPDQITALISRAIGDRLAIKAPNTVSVTYTRLPELVDADAGAVDPVRLSSLDWSRTSGRFNGVVIIDRGSHERRFSVSGTALEMVDVVVPQRSLAKDAVISRGDLEIIRLARGQVDERNAMTLEEVIGMAPRRSLRPGQPIGKSDLAQPLLVRRGEAVTVVYQVPGLTLTARGQALESGAEGDMVNVLNSQSRRIVRGSVIARGKVQIITGQQSVIKLSEASR; encoded by the coding sequence ATGACACACCTCGCCCTCCGCCCGCTCACCGCCGCGATCCTACGTCTGACGCTGGTCGTCGCCTGCGCCGCCGCCTTCGTGGTCGCCGTCAAGCACAGCGCATCGGCCGAAGAGCTCGGTCGCCCGACGCTGCGTCCGGCCGTCACCGTGCGCGGCGATGTCGTCACCATCGGCGACTTCTTCACCAATCCGGGCCGGCTCGCCGACACGCCGCTGTTCCGCCCGCCCGATCTCGGCGAAGTCGGCACCGTCGACGCCTGGTCGGTGCTCGACGCCGCTCATGCAGCGGGTCTCGCCAACGGTACCACCGGCGGCGTTCGCGAAGTCGTCGTCACGCGGGCGAGCATCGCCGTCACCCCCGATCAGATCACCGCGCTGATCTCCAGGGCAATCGGCGACCGGCTGGCGATCAAGGCGCCGAACACGGTTTCGGTCACCTATACGCGCCTGCCCGAACTGGTCGACGCGGATGCCGGCGCGGTCGATCCCGTGCGGCTATCCTCGCTGGATTGGTCGCGCACCAGCGGCCGCTTCAACGGCGTCGTCATCATCGACCGGGGTAGCCACGAGCGCCGCTTCAGTGTCAGCGGAACCGCGCTCGAAATGGTCGACGTCGTGGTACCGCAGCGTTCGCTCGCCAAGGACGCCGTCATCAGCCGTGGCGACCTGGAAATCATCCGCCTCGCTCGCGGTCAGGTCGACGAGCGCAACGCCATGACGCTGGAAGAGGTTATCGGCATGGCGCCGCGCCGCTCGCTGCGCCCTGGTCAGCCGATCGGCAAGAGCGACCTCGCCCAGCCGCTCCTCGTGCGCCGTGGCGAAGCCGTGACCGTCGTCTACCAGGTGCCGGGCCTCACCCTGACCGCCCGTGGCCAGGCGCTCGAATCCGGCGCCGAAGGCGACATGGTCAACGTTCTCAACAGTCAATCCCGCCGCATCGTGCGCGGCAGTGTCATCGCGCGTGGCAAGGTTCAGATCATCACCGGCCAGCAAAGCGTTATCAAACTCTCGGAGGCGAGCCGATGA
- a CDS encoding flagellar protein FlaF, which yields MATQTYQNTERTTVSPRELEASLLLKAARKIQVVKDNWDSRQDMLDEALTFNRRLWTILSTSATSPDNPLPQPVKQNIANLAVFIFTRTVNILTDKEAGPERLGVLVQINRSLAEGLRNSVASESAPK from the coding sequence CTGGCAACCCAGACGTATCAGAACACGGAACGCACGACAGTCAGCCCGCGGGAACTGGAAGCCAGCCTGCTGCTGAAGGCGGCTCGCAAGATCCAGGTGGTGAAGGATAACTGGGACAGCCGTCAGGACATGCTTGACGAGGCGCTGACCTTCAACCGGCGCCTGTGGACCATTCTCTCGACGTCGGCGACCTCGCCCGACAATCCGCTTCCCCAGCCGGTCAAGCAGAACATCGCCAATCTCGCCGTGTTCATCTTCACCCGCACGGTGAATATCCTCACCGACAAGGAAGCCGGCCCCGAACGTCTCGGCGTGCTGGTACAGATCAACCGCTCGCTCGCTGAAGGCCTGCGCAATTCGGTCGCCAGCGAGAGCGCGCCGAAGTAA
- the flgI gene encoding flagellar biosynthesis protein FlgA (part of the basal body which consists of four rings L, P, S, and M mounted on a central rod; Bradyrhizobium has one thick flagellum and several thin flagella; the Bradyrhizobium protein in this cluster is associated with the thin flagella), translating to MRPRLFVKSLLGILAAVLIVGEAAAASRIKDIADIEGVRENQLIGYGLVVGLQGTGDSLNNAPFTKQSLQAMLERLGVNTRGIDMRTANVAAVMVTANLPAFSTQGTRIDLTVSALGDAKSLQGGTLLVTPLLGADGEVYAIAQGPVAIAGFSANGDAASVTRGVPTSGRIANGALVEREIKFQLASMASVRLALRNPDLTTARRIALAVNDLMGRPVAEPTDPATVRLHMPRDFDGNIVDLLTDIEQLLVEPDLPAKVVIDEQSGIIVIGRDVRVSTVAVAQGNLTVMISESPQVSQPEALSAGQTTIVPRTDVKVDDENGKKLAVVREGVTLQELVDGLNALGIGPRDMIAILQAVKAAGALQAEIEVM from the coding sequence ATGCGGCCTCGCCTTTTCGTCAAATCCCTCCTCGGCATCCTTGCCGCCGTCCTCATCGTCGGCGAAGCAGCCGCGGCGTCCCGCATCAAGGACATCGCGGACATCGAGGGGGTGCGTGAGAACCAGTTGATCGGTTACGGCCTCGTGGTCGGTCTGCAGGGCACCGGCGACTCGCTCAACAACGCGCCCTTCACCAAGCAGAGCCTTCAGGCGATGCTCGAACGCCTCGGCGTCAACACCCGCGGCATCGACATGCGCACGGCAAACGTTGCCGCCGTCATGGTGACCGCGAACCTGCCGGCCTTTTCCACACAGGGTACCCGCATCGACCTGACCGTCAGCGCGCTCGGCGACGCCAAGAGCCTGCAGGGTGGCACCTTGTTGGTCACCCCGCTGCTCGGCGCCGATGGCGAAGTCTACGCGATTGCCCAAGGGCCGGTCGCGATCGCCGGCTTTTCGGCAAATGGCGACGCGGCATCCGTGACCCGCGGTGTGCCGACTTCCGGGCGCATCGCCAACGGCGCCCTTGTTGAACGTGAGATCAAGTTCCAGCTCGCCTCGATGGCGTCCGTCCGCCTCGCGCTACGCAATCCTGATCTGACCACTGCCCGGCGCATCGCGCTCGCCGTCAACGATCTGATGGGCCGCCCCGTCGCCGAGCCGACCGACCCGGCCACCGTCCGACTGCATATGCCGCGCGACTTCGACGGCAACATCGTCGATCTGCTGACTGATATCGAACAGCTCCTGGTCGAGCCCGATCTGCCCGCCAAGGTCGTCATCGACGAGCAGTCCGGCATCATCGTCATTGGCCGCGACGTGCGCGTCAGCACTGTCGCCGTCGCCCAGGGCAATCTGACCGTGATGATTTCGGAATCGCCGCAGGTCAGCCAGCCCGAAGCGCTGTCCGCCGGCCAGACCACCATCGTGCCGCGCACCGACGTCAAGGTCGACGACGAGAACGGCAAGAAGCTCGCCGTGGTGCGCGAAGGCGTGACCCTGCAGGAACTGGTCGACGGGCTGAACGCGCTCGGCATCGGCCCGCGCGACATGATCGCCATTCTGCAGGCGGTCAAGGCCGCCGGCGCTCTGCAGGCCGAAATCGAGGTGATGTGA
- a CDS encoding flagellar basal body L-ring protein → MNRLTTLILVAATAAALTGCGAADRLKNVGKEPSLSPIENPQAMPGYQPVQMPMPQPTPVHYNSNSLWRSGARAFFKDQRAQRVGDILTVKVEISDKAEFDNTTERTRSATENMGADGVFGHLLDKTILPGGVSSSAAVDLNSDNSHKGSGSVDRSEKLETNVAAVVTQVLPNGNLVIEGRQEVRVNFEVRELIIAGVVRPEDINAQNTIESDKIAEARISYGGRGQITDVQQPRYGQQVLDIVMPF, encoded by the coding sequence ATGAACCGGCTGACAACCCTGATCCTCGTTGCGGCCACCGCTGCAGCCCTAACCGGGTGCGGCGCCGCCGACCGGCTGAAGAATGTCGGCAAGGAACCTTCGCTCAGCCCGATCGAGAACCCGCAGGCCATGCCCGGCTATCAGCCGGTGCAGATGCCGATGCCGCAGCCGACCCCGGTGCACTACAATTCGAACTCGCTGTGGCGGTCGGGCGCCCGCGCCTTCTTCAAGGACCAGCGCGCCCAGCGCGTCGGCGACATTCTCACCGTCAAGGTCGAGATCTCCGACAAGGCCGAGTTCGACAACACCACCGAACGGACCCGCTCGGCAACCGAGAACATGGGCGCCGACGGCGTGTTCGGTCACCTGCTCGACAAGACGATCCTGCCGGGCGGCGTTTCGTCCAGCGCCGCCGTCGACCTGAACTCCGACAACTCTCACAAGGGTTCCGGCTCGGTCGACCGGTCTGAAAAACTGGAAACCAATGTCGCCGCCGTCGTCACCCAGGTGCTGCCGAACGGCAATCTGGTGATCGAGGGCCGCCAAGAGGTGCGGGTCAATTTCGAAGTGCGCGAACTCATCATCGCCGGTGTCGTCCGGCCGGAAGATATCAACGCCCAGAACACCATCGAGTCGGACAAGATCGCCGAAGCCCGCATCTCCTATGGCGGCCGCGGCCAGATCACCGATGTCCAGCAACCCCGCTACGGTCAACAGGTGCTCGATATCGTGATGCCCTTCTAG
- the flgF gene encoding flagellar basal-body rod protein FlgF — MENAQLIGLSRQLVLRRQMDVLANNVANINTNGFKGQKLGFEEYMMPVARANSFQPSNTRLSFVHDFGSSYDFAAGATVQTGNPLDVALNGDGWFAIETPQGERYTRNGSLGINANGELVDQAGKRVLGEGGPITFTSSDSDIAIAADGTVSTNNGVRGRIRIVEFADNDVLEAAGDNLFKGDNPQAATAARVVQGSLEKSNVSGVVEITRLIDITRAYESIAKMQKETDDLRQQAISDLGRLEA; from the coding sequence ATGGAAAACGCGCAGCTTATCGGCTTGTCGCGCCAGTTGGTCTTGCGCCGCCAGATGGACGTGTTGGCGAACAATGTCGCCAACATCAACACCAATGGCTTCAAGGGCCAGAAGCTCGGCTTCGAGGAATACATGATGCCGGTTGCGCGGGCGAACAGCTTCCAGCCCAGCAACACCCGGCTGTCCTTCGTCCACGATTTCGGCTCGTCCTACGACTTCGCCGCCGGCGCGACAGTGCAGACCGGCAACCCGCTCGACGTCGCGCTCAACGGCGACGGCTGGTTCGCCATCGAGACGCCGCAGGGCGAACGCTACACCCGCAACGGCTCGCTCGGCATCAACGCCAACGGCGAACTGGTCGACCAGGCCGGCAAGCGGGTGCTTGGCGAAGGCGGCCCGATCACCTTCACCTCCAGCGACAGCGACATCGCGATCGCCGCCGACGGCACCGTCTCGACCAATAATGGCGTGCGCGGCCGCATCCGCATCGTCGAATTCGCCGACAACGATGTGCTCGAAGCAGCCGGCGACAATTTGTTCAAAGGCGACAACCCGCAAGCCGCCACCGCCGCGCGCGTGGTTCAGGGATCGCTGGAGAAATCGAACGTCAGCGGCGTTGTCGAGATCACCCGACTGATCGACATCACCCGCGCCTACGAGTCGATTGCCAAAATGCAAAAGGAAACCGACGACCTGCGTCAGCAGGCGATTTCCGATCTCGGCCGGCTGGAAGCCTGA
- a CDS encoding flagellar protein, with amino-acid sequence MSDITLSAGVRQNLLSLQNTADLMATTQNRLATGKKVNSALDNPTNFFTSQSLSARANDLSSLLDGINNGIKTIEAADNGISAITKLVESAKSTVTQAQQNNTSETSTQIQGAFSIDTSGSTGSTTKARALNQDLGTLGFANGDTLSLTATDSNGTTSNFTYTVGATPANETVSDIIDSINASGVATAEVTSDGRLNITANGNSSLNLTITDADGTPDTDTNTTDTVTAVPTDIDATATADLSSYAPFAGLGFTEVLDVDGTDTTNTANNDPTDPGGTDYNVDFGTAAGDAAALSVTNYAADSSTADNSDLVSQFNDILQQIDELAADASYNGINLINSATASLKVAFNEKRDSNKSELTVAGADLTSSGLAISSASTLDSTESDTLLDSLTTALSTLRSTAATFGSNLNTVKIREDFTNSMINTLQTGADNLVLADSNEEGANMLALQTRQQLSTSALSLASQADQAVLRLF; translated from the coding sequence ATGTCTGATATCACTCTCTCCGCCGGCGTTCGCCAGAACCTGCTCTCGCTCCAGAACACCGCTGATCTGATGGCGACCACGCAGAACCGTCTGGCCACCGGCAAGAAGGTCAACTCGGCCCTCGATAACCCGACCAACTTCTTCACCTCGCAGAGCCTGTCGGCACGTGCCAACGACCTCTCGAGCCTGTTGGACGGCATCAACAACGGCATTAAGACCATCGAAGCTGCCGACAACGGCATTTCGGCGATCACCAAGCTCGTTGAAAGCGCCAAGTCGACCGTTACCCAGGCTCAGCAGAACAACACGTCCGAAACCTCGACGCAGATTCAGGGCGCGTTCAGCATCGACACGAGCGGTTCCACGGGCAGCACCACCAAGGCGCGCGCTCTGAACCAGGATCTGGGGACACTTGGCTTCGCGAACGGTGACACTCTTTCGCTCACCGCGACCGATTCCAACGGCACCACGTCCAACTTCACCTACACCGTTGGCGCCACGCCGGCGAATGAGACGGTCTCCGACATCATCGACTCGATCAACGCTTCCGGCGTTGCGACCGCTGAAGTCACCAGTGACGGCCGCCTCAACATCACCGCCAACGGCAATTCTTCGCTGAACCTGACCATCACGGATGCCGACGGCACCCCGGACACCGACACCAACACGACGGATACGGTTACCGCGGTTCCGACCGACATCGACGCGACTGCCACGGCTGACCTGTCAAGCTACGCGCCTTTCGCAGGGCTCGGCTTCACCGAAGTGCTTGACGTCGACGGTACGGACACGACCAACACGGCCAACAACGATCCGACCGATCCGGGTGGCACCGACTACAATGTCGACTTCGGCACCGCCGCCGGTGACGCTGCCGCACTGTCGGTAACCAACTACGCGGCTGACAGCTCGACGGCTGACAACTCCGATCTGGTTTCGCAGTTCAACGACATCCTCCAGCAGATCGACGAGCTGGCGGCTGATGCCTCCTACAACGGCATCAACCTGATCAACTCGGCGACCGCGAGCCTGAAGGTGGCGTTCAACGAAAAGCGCGACTCCAACAAGTCGGAGCTGACAGTTGCCGGTGCCGACCTGACCTCGTCGGGTCTCGCCATCTCGAGCGCGTCGACCCTCGACAGCACCGAGTCCGACACCCTGCTCGACAGCCTGACCACGGCTCTCAGCACGTTGCGCTCGACCGCTGCGACGTTCGGTTCGAACCTGAACACGGTGAAAATCCGCGAGGACTTCACCAACTCGATGATCAACACCCTGCAGACGGGTGCGGACAATCTGGTTCTGGCCGACTCGAACGAGGAAGGCGCCAACATGCTGGCCCTGCAGACCCGGCAGCAGCTGTCGACTTCGGCACTGTCGCTTGCTTCGCAGGCCGACCAGGCGGTGCTTCGTCTGTTCTAA
- the dksA gene encoding RNA polymerase-binding protein DksA yields the protein MTAVVDEDYRPSEDETFMSDRQREYFRAKLIAWKDDILRESQETLQNLQKENENHADIADRASSETDRSIELRARDRQRKLIAKIDAALKRIEDGSYGYCEETGEPISLKRLDARPIATLSIEAQERHERRERIYRDD from the coding sequence ATGACTGCAGTTGTTGATGAGGACTATCGCCCTTCCGAGGACGAGACGTTTATGAGCGATCGTCAGCGGGAGTATTTCCGTGCCAAGCTGATCGCTTGGAAGGATGACATTCTGCGGGAGAGTCAGGAGACTCTGCAGAACCTGCAGAAGGAAAACGAAAACCACGCCGACATCGCCGATCGGGCGTCGTCGGAGACGGACCGTTCGATCGAATTGCGGGCTCGCGATCGTCAGCGCAAGCTGATCGCCAAGATCGATGCGGCACTGAAGCGGATCGAAGACGGGTCCTACGGCTATTGCGAGGAAACCGGCGAGCCGATTTCCCTGAAGCGGCTCGATGCCCGTCCGATCGCAACCCTGTCGATCGAGGCGCAGGAGCGGCACGAACGCCGCGAGCGGATCTACCGCGACGACTAA
- the fliX gene encoding flagellar assembly regulator FliX (regulator of the sigma 54 transcriptional activator FlbD; represses FlbD when the class II flagellar structure is absent and activates FlbD when the structure is present) — MRVNGPIRPNNTSTAGAARRGGSGSSFSPITSEAKPQAQTVSSTAPLYGIEAILALQEVGSSTEGKRRAIKRGHSLLDILEEMKIGLIDGTLSDALLDRLVTMLQNHEPSGDSEIDAVVAEIELRASVELAKRGRTLP; from the coding sequence ATGCGCGTCAACGGACCCATCAGACCGAACAACACCAGCACTGCAGGCGCCGCCCGGCGCGGCGGCAGCGGCTCCTCGTTTTCGCCGATCACCAGCGAGGCGAAGCCGCAGGCGCAGACGGTCTCGAGCACGGCGCCGCTTTATGGCATCGAGGCGATCCTTGCGTTGCAGGAGGTCGGCAGCAGCACGGAAGGCAAGCGCCGGGCGATCAAACGCGGCCATTCGCTGCTCGACATTCTCGAAGAGATGAAGATCGGTCTGATCGATGGCACCCTTTCGGATGCGTTGCTCGACCGTCTGGTCACGATGCTGCAGAACCACGAGCCGTCGGGAGACTCGGAAATCGACGCGGTGGTCGCGGAAATCGAATTGCGGGCGAGCGTCGAGCTGGCCAAACGGGGCCGTACGCTGCCGTAG